A window from Pichia kudriavzevii chromosome 5, complete sequence encodes these proteins:
- a CDS encoding uncharacterized protein (PKUD0E03840; similar to Saccharomyces cerevisiae YHR133C (NSG1) and YNL156C (NSG2); ancestral locus Anc_2.108), translating into MTSRKEMSGVYKNEFGSTSTTQLTDPPLYSIYGGRNIIDDENEDVKDVNQVNGHVPYEPNDDEPCTGTVYSDGGSIVFSFLRPMFFGITVYKLFQTLHYNDPVIFPSLNLPIDYGSNHGFFNEAFMISLNTIVLDRFLGILITFFWGKSNVAIRERSISQLFVVILGIVYFFRKIAWTSTVHADLIFMLINVIFTRYVGCTLGETVVSLLMFGSSMGVLTLLDNVNGGSQTASNLWRCTFLWFLSVVLLRVRETESGLWV; encoded by the coding sequence ATGACTTCACGAAAGGAAATGTCTGGTGTTTACAAGAACGAGTTTGGGTCGACGTCGACAACACAATTGACGGATCCGCCATTGTATTCCATATACGGTGGTCGAAAcatcattgatgatgaaaacgaGGACGTTAAGGATGTCAATCAAGTCAATGGACACGTGCCGTATGAACCTAATGACGATGAACCTTGCACCGGCACTGTCTACTCTGATGGCGGgtcaattgttttttcctttctaaGGCCTATGTTTTTTGGTATTACTGTTTACAAGCTATTCCAAACCTTGCATTACAATGATCCAGTCATTTTTCCTAGTTTAAATCTGCCTATTGATTACGGTTCCAACCATGGGTTTTTCAATGAGGCGTTTATGATCTCTCTAAATACGATTGTCTTGGATAGATTTTTAGGTATACTGATTACATTTTTCTGGGGAAAATCCAATGTAGCTATAAGAGAGAGGTCCATCTCACAGCTGTTTGTTGTTATTCTGGGAATCGTCTATTTCTTCAGGAAAATTGCATGGACCTCCACAGTGCATGCAGACCTGATCTTCATGCTGATAAACGTCATTTTCACTAGATACGTGGGATGTACACTTGGAGAAACTGTAGTCtcgttgttgatgtttggATCCTCCATGGGGGTCTTGACCTTGTTGGACAATGTGAATGGCGGTAGTCAGACAGCCTCCAATTTATGGAGGTGCACATTTCTTTGGTTCTTGTCGGTTGTTTTGTTAAGAGTAAGAGAAACAGAGAGTGGACTCTGGGTATAG
- a CDS encoding uncharacterized protein (PKUD0E03880; similar to Saccharomyces cerevisiae YGR009C (SEC9); ancestral locus Anc_4.78), translating into MGLKKFFRSEKEMSKEEAKEFLQTNGVVVKDDADYYKRKFKFQEFGKLVQDKPIKDNTLRPVNNSRMTAYGDYDDDYNPSGNNYDSSYGSSNQGYGYDAYTSEYSPGTRTQKEYRAPSSTNTGRHDRPQPAYSSSYSSQANGERKPKNSRSQPQNYNSYSQPSRTSGKSSTIYGCSPSEGASQQSIKDIPRNDNKYGYEPSISNYNESNGYGFDPYEETSVVSKAGDPNALSKVETSNTTVTKSTYDPFAPGEEPYGSYSGYGGYEVQAKQEEPEDDDQFDGPYGNSVDPYTAPYAQQQDAATITDAAVNDAATGMQALQLQEEQKQKQEQEQNQGFDPYGPTVSTQTDLDLNDYQPAEQAYDEDEFEEDLDEDEEELNRIQRQTKDVREDTVQLSRQLVDNLVQANDTATNTLGVLGSQREKIYEMQNNIGTMKVQQRFVDDHVKDLEHYNRSLFHIKVSNPFTRNSRRRAKDQAFLAQRQEDRSNKDRLNKDLLNSQKALINGLKVDQTKSELQEKYDYDRRVKEAAKYLTKDHDEEDERMEVEIGTNIDQAQKFANHLKKKAEAMNLEIQQQNRDLNEASENVDHLDDKIVMTTRRIRGI; encoded by the coding sequence ATGGGGCTCAAGAAGTTTTTCAGAtctgaaaaggaaatgtCCAAAGAGGAAGCAAAGGAATTCTTGCAAACAAATGGAGTGGTTGTTAAAGACGATGCCGATTACTATAAAAGGAAGTTCAAGTTTCAGGAGTTTGGGAAGCTTGTACAGGACAAGCCAATCAAGGACAATACACTAAGGCCTGTAAATAACAGCAGAATGACTGCCTATGGCGACTATGATGATGACTACAACCCTAGTGGGAATAACTATGATTCTAGCTACGGCAGCTCCAATCAAGGATATGGATATGATGCATATACCAGTGAGTACTCTCCGGGCACGAGAACACAAAAAGAGTACAGAGCACCTTCAAGTACAAACACTGGTAGGCATGACAGACCACAACCAGCATATAGCAGCTCGTATTCATCTCAAGCAAATGGTGAAAGAAAACCCAAAAATAGCAGGTCACAGCCACAAAATTATAATTCGTATTCTCAACCGTCTCGGACATCAGGCAAATCCTCCACAATTTACGGATGCTCTCCAAGTGAAGGCGCTTCACAACAATCAATAAAAGATATTCCCAGGAATGATAATAAATATGGATATGAACcgtcaatttcaaattataATGAATCTAATGGATACGGCTTCGATCCTTATGAAGAGACTTCGGTGGTGTCCAAAGCCGGAGATCCAAATGCATTAAGCAAAGTTGAGACGTCAAATACAACAGTCACAAAATCGACATACGACCCATTTGCACCGGGCGAAGAACCTTACGGTAGTTACAGTGGCTATGGTGGCTATGAAGTACAGGCCAAACAAGAAGAGCCAGAGGATGATGATCAATTTGATGGTCCTTATGGTAATTCTGTTGATCCTTACACCGCTCCATATGCCCAGCAACAAGATGCAGCCACTATTACGGATGCTGCAGTCAATGATGCTGCGACAGGAATGCAGGCACTACAGTTACAGGAAgaacagaaacaaaagcaGGAGCAAGAACAAAACCAAGGTTTTGACCCCTACGGGCCTACGGTATCCACCCAAActgatttggatttgaatGATTATCAACCGGCTGAACAAGCATACGATGAGGATGAATTTGAGGAGGATTTAGATGAGGATGAGGAGGAATTGAATAGAATTCAAAGGCAGACCAAAGATGTTAGAGAAGATACTGTTCAGCTATCCCGTCAATTAGTCGATAATCTTGTACAGGCAAATGACACAGCTACAAATACCCTTGGTGTGTTAGGAAGCCAGCGGGAGAAAATTTACGAAATGCAAAACAATATAGGAACGATGAAAGTGCAACAAAGATTTGTTGATGACCATGTCAAAGATCTCGAACATTATAACCGTAGTTTATTCCATATTAAGGTGTCAAACCCATTTACTAgaaattcaagaagaagggCTAAAGATCAGGCGTTTTTAGCTCAAAGACAGGAAGATCGTTCAAACAAGGATCGTTTAAATAAGGACTTACTGAACTCTCAAAAAGCTTTAATAAATGGTTTGAAAGTTGACCAAACCAAATCTgaattacaagaaaaatacGATTATGACCGTCGTGTCAAGGAAGCTGCTAAATATTTAACGAAGGATCATGACGAGGAAGATGAACGTATGGAAGTGGAAATCGGCACAAACATCGATCAAGCGCAAAAGTTTGCAAACCACTTAAAGAAGAAAGCCGAAGCAATGAATCTAGAAATCCAACAGCAGAACAGAGACCTTAATGAGGCCagtgaaaatgttgatcACTTGGACGACAAGATAGTTATGACTACCAGAAGAATTAGAGGAATATAA
- a CDS encoding uncharacterized protein (PKUD0E03890), with the protein MMSLKEKENREVNVGEMESMLRLDQADEGGKEGLEEEQDEEGDDRILNKLADEDKHDAVDAASMAISIDQQKNETHKVLEGNGVEEGGEGGEEEEEGEERDKDDMGNGLLASLATDIEKYQKKVQLKKHLEDSVGKEIIENLNKERKRKVEPENSEKEILIDDIEDEEEGEEGGDEENDSDSKRKKRKLDGKKHVKWTKAENDAVVYYKEELKYSWKRIAKMLDNRHTWQSIQMRYLRNYKSRNEEWSKYMETRLIDAIRKDWENRWFRVAKSLGKDFTAERCMSKNIEICKKVDTPYYSSIFEKKDIQVGYENPNNDIRDEEAHKKLMLVYMGLDSISYEDELQDKGAEEATTDDSVSSTTQQSRNTESSQKVTDPTDSTESTVMLSAKQVDGEHSGEPQVSVGLIEGDSGTKHQQDE; encoded by the coding sequence ATGATGTCattgaaggagaaggaaaataGAGAAGTAAATGTTGGAGAAATGGAGAGTATGTTACGGTTGGACCAAGCTGATGAGGGTGGCAAAGAGGGGCTAGAAGAAGAGCAAGACGAAGAAGGTGACGATAGAATACTGAACAAACTAGCTGATGAAGATAAGCATGATGCAGTTGATGCGGCATCAATGGCTATATCTATTGATCAGCAAAAAAACGAAACACACAAAGTACTTGAAGGGAATGGAGTGGAAGAAGGGGGAGAAGGgggagaagaagaagaagaaggagaagaaagGGACAAGGACGATATGGGGAATGGACTATTAGCGAGTTTGGCGACTGACATTGAGAAATATCAGAAAAAAGTCCAGTTGAAAAAGCATTTGGAAGACTCTGTTGGCAAGGAAATCATTGAGAATTTgaataaagaaagaaagagaaaagtGGAGCCTGAGAATTCTGAGAAAGAAATACTCATTGATGATATagaagacgaagaagaaggggaAGAAGGAGGGGACGAGGAAAACGATTCTGAttcaaagaggaagaaaagaaagctCGATGGGAAGAAGCACGTAAAGTGGACCAAAGCCGAAAATGATGCCGTTGTATATtacaaagaagaactaAAATACTCTTGGAAGAGGATTGCCAAAATGCTCGACAATAGACACACATGGCAGTCAATTCAAATGCGGTATTTGAGAAACTACAAGTCAAGGAATGAGGAGTGGTCCAAATATATGGAAACCAGGCTTATTGATGCGATTCGTAAGGATTGGGAAAACAGATGGTTCAGAGTAGCTAAAAGTTTGGGTAAAGACTTTACAGCTGAAAGGTGTATGTCCAAAAACATTGAGATTTGTAAGAAGGTTGATACACCATATTACTCCagtatttttgaaaaaaaggacATTCAGGTAGGTTATGAAAACCCAAATAACGATATTAGGGACGAGGAGGCCCACAAGAAGCTAATGCTTGTTTACATGGGTCTCGATTCTATTTCCTATGAGGACGAACTCCAAGATAAAGGAGCAGAAGAAGCCACCACCGACGACAGTGTCAGTAGTACTACACAACAATCCCGGAATACAGAGAGTTCACAGAAAGTAACGGATCCAACAGATTCTACAGAGTCAACCGTGATGCTCTCAGCGAAGCAAGTTGATGGAGAACATTCAGGAGAACCCCAAGTGTCAGTAGGGTTGATTGAGGGAGATAGTGGCACCAAACATCAACAAGATGAATAA
- a CDS encoding uncharacterized protein (PKUD0E03850; similar to Saccharomyces cerevisiae YHR132W-A (IGO2) and YNL157W (IGO1); ancestral locus Anc_2.109) — protein MSSSKPTDPNDPLYTPDTSKVDLSSLSPQELKLYKLYGKLPKTNDILRGKLKERKFFDSGDYAMSKAASHGERANIPDQVGVLNPLHNPEIENVARINRNSVVGSVSIGTNVSKKSKLEEDSTG, from the coding sequence ATGAGTTCAAGCAAGCCTACCGATCCTAATGATCCATTGTATACTCCAGACACATCCAAGGTAGATTTATCGAGCCTATCCCCACAAGAGCTGAAACTATACAAGTTGTATGGCAAATTGCCAAAAACCAATGACATATTACGTGGGAAACTCAAGGAGAGGAAGTTTTTCGATTCTGGAGATTACGCAATGTCCAAAGCCGCTTCCCATGGCGAAAGGGCCAATATTCCCGACCAAGTTGGTGTACTGAACCCGCTCCACAATCCTGAAATCGAGAATGTGGCAAGAATCAATAGGAATTCAGTTGTTGGTAGTGTTAGTATCGGTACTaatgtttcaaagaaatcaaaacttgaagaagattcaACTGgttga
- a CDS encoding uncharacterized protein (PKUD0E03870; similar to Saccharomyces cerevisiae YMR140W (SIP5); ancestral locus Anc_2.389), with the protein MGNVPAKESVDSSTGSRSMTTADFAKQFLIARLDTNSNEHTLVKHGKEKESKKWAFRAKQMNNLIVKYDENVDGGYLAPFDNYKYNLDYQTELVRELIKNRKLSPFFTPLQDYDENWTDEELLEYLKNNLTIHKRVDLNTLADDIEDPNEHKLHMSSSTKKKIESKLKTLKLKQQAGATQNYEIERHLRDFKEYQVIPEKFPNIFSDDLLLRIYKDCEECPICFLYYPKLLNSTRCCDQPICTECFVQMKRLDPHYPHDEGGTPGPANQEEENDPGKLISEPVKCPFCAVGDFGVLYSPPADFRVGLDSSCKPGEYNFNDPGVIEENEGEDSKDNENVVLTEADLADPFSTKRETLERRNKLKHSRKTSNITQHGSSIERARRGSVPKDGVGVITIDLIRPDWEQKLLSARAKIARRSAAATALHATSLLTEEENANGDTGGRRRHSHRSHARNGHTYEEQQLLEERLIQEAMRLSLLDEEERQMRERMRNSL; encoded by the coding sequence ATGGGGAATGTTCCAGCAAAGGAAAGCGTTGACTCATCTACAGGCTCAAGGAGCATGACTACTGCAGATTTTGCCAAGCagtttttgattgcaaGACTCGATACCAATTCAAATGAACATACATTAGTGAAGCATGGCAAGGAAAAGGAATCTAAGAAATGGGCATTCAGGGCAAAACAGATGAATAACCTCATAGTAAAGTATGACGAAAATGTAGATGGTGGGTATTTGGCGCCATTTGATAACTACAAGTACAATTTAGATTATCAAACCGAACTTGTGAGAGAGTTGAttaaaaatagaaaactCTCTCCCTTTTTCACCCCCTTACAAGATTATGATGAGAACTGGACTGATGAAGAGTTGCTAgagtatttgaaaaataactTGACCATCCACAAGAGGGTCGATTTGAATACCTTGGCAGATGATATAGAAGATCCAAATGAACATAAATTACACATGTCTTCAAGtacaaagaagaaaatcgAAAGCAAGCTCAAAACCTTAAAACTAAAGCAACAAGCCGGTGCCACTCAGAATTACGAAATAGAGAGGCATTTGAGAGATTTCAAGGAGTATCAAGTGATACCAGAAAAATTCCCAAATATCTTTTCTGATGATTTGTTACTAAGAATATATAAAGATTGTGAGGAGTGCCCTATATGTTTCCTCTACTACCCAAAGCTACTGAATTCCACAAGATGCTGTGACCAGCCCATATGTACTGAATGTTTTGTTCAGATGAAGCGTTTAGATCCCCATTACCCCCACGATGAAGGAGGTACCCCAGGTCCAGCTAATcaggaagaagaaaatgatccCGGTAAATTAATCAGTGAACCAGTTAAATGTCCGTTTTGTGCTGTTGGTGATTTCGGTGTTTTATATTCTCCCCCAGCCGACTTTAGAGTGGGCCTAGATTCTAGCTGCAAACCAGGAGAatacaatttcaatgatCCTGGAGTCATTGAGGAGAATGAAGGCGAAGACTCAAAAGACAACGAAAATGTCGTTCTTACAGAAGCTGATTTGGCCGATCCTTTTAGTACGAAAAGGGAAACTCTTGAGAGAAGAAATAAGTTGAAACACAGTAGAAAGACAAGTAATATTACCCAACATGGAAGTTCTATTGAAAGAGCCCGCAGAGGATCAGTTCCAAAAGATGGCGTCGGCGTCATTACGATTGATTTAATTAGGCCCGATTGGGAGCAGAAGTTGCTGAGTGCACGTGCCAAAATAGCCAGACGGTCGGCTGCTGCAACGGCATTGCATGCCACGTCTTTATTGACTGAGGAGGAAAATGCCAATGGGGATACTGGAGGTAGACGAAGACATAGTCACCGAAGTCACGCCAGAAATGGACACACGTACGAAGAACAGCAACTTTTAGAAGAGCGATTAATTCAAGAAGCGATGCGATTATCTCTTCTTGACGAAGAAGAACGACAAATGCGTGAGAGAATGAGAAATAGCCTTTAA
- a CDS encoding uncharacterized protein (PKUD0E03895; similar to Saccharomyces cerevisiae YNR049C (MSO1); ancestral locus Anc_6.375), producing MFKNLRNIASEIKGDHARSTPDDSVSSESKTRRFLSSKSSSSGIHLRKKHKEWEEIDGKTEDETVVHLALVKFFREHGKQQPSYLGHQKSSLQVKSSVSSQMQQQPTRQSLATSHFQAQPSNQHEASRSKSVLSKRSEPSIRRSESRPSLESHTSRFASHRHNNSSPPLRQQQQQPQQQPQAKHFQEEQDIQQKYHQHHAVSAPVARQYHNQEQSSERPQVNHSSSEGSRNETTSPGRFQSRFSSHTSLHNLHTSGSRFGRRKEQ from the coding sequence ATGTTCAAGAACCTCAGAAACATAGCAAGCGAGATTAAAGGTGATCATGCTAGATCTACTCCAGATGATAGTGTGAGCAGCGAATCTAAAACAAGAAGGTTTTTATCCAGTAAATCATCTAGCAGCGGAATTCATTTACGCAAGAAACATAAAGAGTGGGAGGAAATAGATGGTAAAACCGAAGATGAAACAGTGGTACACTTAGCACTCGTAAAATTTTTCAGGGAACATGGTAAACAGCAACCATCATATCTAGGCCATCAAAAGTCTTCATTACAGGTCAAATCATCGGTATCTTCACAGATGCAGCAACAGCCAACACGACAATCACTTGCAACATCTCATTTTCAGGCACAGCCATCTAATCAGCATGAAGCTAGTAGGTCAAAATCGGTGCTATCAAAACGGTCCGAACCGTCAATACGCAGGTCAGAATCAAGGCCATCGTTAGAATCACATACTTCTAGATTTGCGTCTCACAGACATAACAACTCATCGCCTCCATTACggcagcagcaacagcaaccgCAACAGCAACCACAAGCAAAACACTTCCAAGAAGAACAGGATATACAGcaaaaatatcatcagCACCATGCTGTGTCGGCACCAGTTGCGAGACAGTATCATAACCAAGAACAATCTAGTGAAAGACCACAAGTTAATCATTCCTCTTCTGAAGGTTCCAGGAATGAAACCACTTCACCTGGCCGATTTCAGAGTAGGTTCAGCTCCCACACTTCTCTTCATAACTTGCATACATCTGGTAGTAGGTTTGGCCGTCGTAAAGAACAATAA
- a CDS encoding uncharacterized protein (PKUD0E03855): protein MTRKLVEYSDSESDDSDVRSMEDGFPCDHKPRFEGENKETEFIPPIHDILNKFSKVPIRINGAHRRRAEDGSRGSKIETFFFYFPVFLSGEDADTIDGYIELVREKVEAAGGKVRNLAINDLTRGREPLHISICYNMRATSEEADRITTEMKRDKVLQSVSFPIPLEFQGVTIVDNRITSRQFVIMELSETSKSTLRPFVDCLNHLSSLLTPSSNYDPDRLHVSIAEIHHLDTSTTTLNLPPFTALTSLSLCANPLVSTRGRSIKPLFTHQ, encoded by the coding sequence ATGACTCGAAAGCTAGTCGAGTATTCAGACTCGGAATCGGACGACAGTGATGTCCGTTCAATGGAGGATGGTTTTCCTTGCGATCACAAGCCGAGATTTGAGGGAGAGAATAAAGAAACTGAATTTATTCCTCCCATACATGACATACTGAACAAGTTCTCCAAAGTTCCGATAAGAATAAACGGGGCTCACAGGAGAAGAGCAGAAGATGGTTCAAGGGGCAGTAAAATAGAgacttttttcttctacttcCCAGTGTTTCTCAGCGGGGAGGACGCCGACACTATTGACGGGTATATTGAACTTGTTCGAGAGAAGGTAGAGGCCGCTGGGGGCAAGGTTAGAAACCTTGCCATCAATGACCTGACTAGAGGAAGAGAGCCACTGCATATATCCATCTGTTACAACATGAGAGCCACCTCTGAGGAAGCCGATCGAATAACAACAGAAATGAAGCGTGATAAGGTTCTCCAAagtgtttcttttcccATTCCATTGGAATTTCAGGGAGTTACCATTGTAGACAACAGAATCACATCGAGACAGTTTGTCATTATGGAACTCTCAGAGACCTCCAAAAGCACATTGCGTCCCTTTGTTGATTGTCTCAACCATCTGTCCTCTCTTTTGACACCATCCTCCAACTATGATCCGGACCGTCTCCACGTCAGCATTGCCGAGATCCACCACCTCGATACCTCCACCACTACACTAAATCTTCCGCCCTTTACGGCTCTTACAAGTCTCTCCTTGTGTGCTAACCCTTTGGTCTCTACAAGAGGGAGGTCAATTAAACCCCTCTTTACGCATCAATAA
- a CDS encoding uncharacterized protein (PKUD0E03860), with amino-acid sequence MTTFQQAPIGSDLSLDGTRVSLSKVSYGRRYFNEELNYDDDDDDDDDDDDDYDDEEYEIYEAELFSNEKLLSPTNSKAVTSPGTPLNNTTIDRIRKISRRFEPSSPISKLNSISNASSLSRSLNDITNISRTSPSRSSKSGSLKINTSLTSMYNNNNNSRISIEQKRNKIIENLSKRSSKNLSNPYFYQYNSNSTPRSAPPVTPRNSDSDYTFDESFDFIGDSKVKGNVILDTVLNYNSYTNNNTLETVNEAAESADTGESNELNRIEEAEIIDSYGDCDNDSGNYDTGSHNRSKDYNDNNNNNNNNNNDSNNYDDNTHGTSAELGDGEKSANNSRDSSSSNDHSKLDSSNGDTSGSSDSTSSDANGSKHIKRMQRHSSGLFSEVSTGSAILAKANRLTSPHESLINASHQRDSTLSDLTIDTNRLDSSKLNSNLSFDGLSKLEATIGSIPEDSMDFEPVIVLKNMKNMDVSNDDTIETRLKDVTINPSNRSSQSIVGKNPSSDKLKRKPPPLPTLRDTTISDGENTRSTGESIYTSNLMEDHFQKDNDFDENIPTPPLNIPHLTQSNDEKPHQPTLQRISQNFQYISDSNLTSLESVSLGSQQNLIPSAKKTEKNYEVKDPENYPIPSLHQLESGQNTPSYNHQKKCSDTQCILFLILSLLAPPFYLVIALGYLDSTFGRFDRKYKIISAAMFTICLIGSVVGIAVGLGVGMTR; translated from the coding sequence ATGACAACTTTCCAACAAGCTCCAATTGGCTCAGACCTTTCTCTAGATGGAACTAGAGTGTCTTTATCCAAGGTCAGCTATGGTCGACGTTATTTTAATGAAGAGTTGAACTATGATGACGACGACGACgacgacgatgatgatgatgatgactatgatgatgaggagtACGAGATATACGAGGCTGAATTATTCAGCAATGAGAAACTCTTGTCTCCTACAAATTCAAAGGCTGTGACCAGTCCCGGAACACCGCTGAACAATACAACAATTGATCGAATACGAAAAATAAGTCGACGTTTTGAACCATCATCTCCAATATCCAAACTAAACAGTATATCCAATGCTTCATCCTTATCACGATCCCTAAATGATATCACCAACATTTCAAGAACAAGCCCCAGCCGAAGTTCCAAAAGTGGGAGTCTCAAAATTAACACATCCTTGACTTCGATGtataacaacaataataatagcCGAATATCGATTgaacaaaagagaaacaagattATCGAAAACCTCAGTAAGAGAAGTTCCAAAAACTTATCAAATCCTTACTTCTACCAATATAACTCCAATAGTACACCGCGATCGGCACCTCCGGTAACACCAAGGAATTCAGACTCAGATTACACGTTTGACGAGTCATTCGATTTTATAGGTGACAGCAAAGTGAAAGGGAACGTAATACTGGACACTGTCTTGAACTATAATAGCTATACCAATAACAATACCTTGGAAACGGTGAATGAAGCTGCGGAAAGTGCGGATACTGGAGAAAGTAATGAACTTAATAGAATTGAAGAGGCTGAAATTATAGACTCCTACGGTGATTGTGACAATGATAGCGGTAATTATGACACTGGCAGCCACAACCGGAGCAAAGACtacaatgataataataataataataataataataacaatgataGTAATAACTATGATGATAACACCCATGGCACAAGTGCAGAGCTGGGAGATGGTGAAAAGTCTGCTAATAATTCAAGAGATTCAAGTTCAAGTAATGATCACTCCAAGTTGGACAGTAGCAATGGCGACACCTCCGGATCTTCGGACTCGACATCGTCAGATGCAAATGGATCGAAGCACATTAAAAGAATGCAGCGACATTCAAGTGGATTATTTAGTGAAGTGAGTACAGGTTCTGCTATTCTGGCAAAAGCTAATCGGCTAACCAGTCCGCATGAATCTTTAATTAATGCAAGCCATCAAAGAGATTCAACGCTTTCAGACTTAACGATCGATACAAACCGTTTGGATTCTTCCaaattgaattcaaatttaagCTTTGATGGCTTGTCAAAATTGGAGGCTACAATTGGGTCTATACCTGAAGATTCAATGGACTTTGAACCAGTTATTGtactgaaaaatatgaagaaTATGGACGTGTCTAATGATGATACCATAGAGACCAGGTTGAAAGACGTTACAATCAATCCAAGCAATAGATCATCGCAATCGATTGTAGGTAAAAACCCATCTAGTGATAAACTGAAGAGAAAACCACCACCACTACCTACACTGAGAGATACAACCATTAGCGACGGTGAAAATACGAGGTCTACTGGAGAGTCCATTTATACCTCCAATTTGATGGAGGAtcatttccaaaaagaCAACGACTTTGATGAGAACATCCCAACGCCGCCTTTAAATATCCCCCACCTTACACAATCTAATGATGAGAAACCACACCAGCCAACACTTCAGAGAATTTCCcaaaatttccaatataTCAGTGATAGCAACTTGACTTCTCTAGAATCAGTTTCCTTAGGTTCCCAGCAAAATCTAATACCAAGTGCCaagaaaactgaaaaaaactACGAAGTCAAGGATCCTGAAAACTACCCAATACCATCATTACATCAATTAGAAAGTGGTCAAAACACCCCTAGTTACAACcatcaaaagaaatgcAGTGATACCCAatgtattttgtttttaataCTTTCATTACTTGCGCCACCTTTTTACCTGGTGATTGCTCTAGGATATCTCGACTCCACGTTTGGCAGATTTGACCGTAAATACAAGATCATAAGTGCAGCTATGTTTACAATCTGTCTTATCGGTTCGGTGGTTGGTATAGCTGTTGGCCTGGGGGTGGGGATGACACGATGA